The sequence below is a genomic window from Chitinispirillales bacterium.
AAACCTATCATTACTCCGGTTCCTACCTGATAATTCAATTTTCGTAATATCTTTAAGGTTTCCAAGCGCTTTTGATAACTGTGCGTTTTGTCATCGGGGTGTATTTTTTCGTACAATTCTCTGTTTGACGTCTCTATTCTTAGCAGATAGCGCCTGACGCCAAATCTTTCTTTCCACATTTTTAGGGTTTCTTCGCTTTGTTCTCCAAGCGACAAAGTTATTCCCAATTCGTTATTTGTTTCGGCGTTTATTTTTTCCAATAAAGACGTTATTTTTCTTACAAATTCTTTGGAATTCAATTCTCCAGACTGCAAAGCGATTGAAGCGTAATTTTCCCGATAAGCGTGCAACGCCGCGTCTATAACCTCCTGTTCGGTCATCGTATAACGACTGAGTTTTTTATTACCCTTGCGTATTCCGCAATAATTACAATTTTTTTTACAGACATTTGAATATTCGATAAGTCCTCTAAAATACACGACATCGCCTACACATTCGCTTTTTATTTCGGCGGCGGTTTCAAACAAAGCGTTCTGCCGCTCGCCGGTTACGTTAAGTAACGCCGTGATATCCGTCTTTGCGAGATTATTTTGAAGCAAAAAGTCAATACCCAATCGTCAATCCGGCAATCGGATATATTTTTTTGTCAAAACCCAAAGTTTTTCGTATTTCGTCGCGATCAATCATCAATCGTACGACACAGTTAAGCCCTTCGGACGTACAATAAAGATATGCGTTCTGAGCGATAAATCCCGCGTCTATATGCGCCGTG
It includes:
- the hydE gene encoding [FeFe] hydrogenase H-cluster radical SAM maturase HydE, which produces MGIDFLLQNNLAKTDITALLNVTGERQNALFETAAEIKSECVGDVVYFRGLIEYSNVCKKNCNYCGIRKGNKKLSRYTMTEQEVIDAALHAYRENYASIALQSGELNSKEFVRKITSLLEKINAETNNELGITLSLGEQSEETLKMWKERFGVRRYLLRIETSNRELYEKIHPDDKTHSYQKRLETLKILRKLNYQVGTGVMIGLPFQTIENLAQDILFFRDLDVDMIGMGPYIEHCDTPLYKYKDDLLPAAERYNLTLKTIAICRIMFKDINIVASTAMQAINPTGREAAIMAGANIIMPNITPQKYRENYLLYQNKPCVNEDIRHCKKCLEDRIRLTGNKIGYGQWGDSKHYSNRIVV